Proteins encoded together in one Micromonospora auratinigra window:
- a CDS encoding 5-(carboxyamino)imidazole ribonucleotide synthase gives MDSRTGLPVVGMVGGGQLARMTHQAAIALGQSLRVLALAPDDGAALVAADVQYGDHTDLAALRTFAKGCDVVTFDHEHVPSEHIRALAAEGVKLFPPADALLHAQDKRVMRERLGALGAPNPAWRPVEAPADLVAFGDEAGWPVVLKAARGGYDGRGVWMVDDAGQAAELAATLLAGGTPLIVEERVALRRELAVQVARSPFGQVAAYPVVETVQRDGICVEVLAPAPDLPEELAVAAQQLAIDLATALGVVGLLAVELFETPAGLVVNELAMRPHNSGHWTIEGARTSQFEQHLRAVLDYPMGDTSLAAPVVVMANVLGGEPGGISIDERLHHLFAAEPGAKVHLYGKQVRPGRKIGHVTVLGDDLDDVRARAARAARWLQEGHE, from the coding sequence ATGGACTCCCGTACCGGACTCCCCGTCGTGGGCATGGTGGGCGGCGGCCAGCTGGCCCGGATGACCCACCAGGCCGCCATCGCCCTCGGCCAGTCGCTGCGTGTGCTCGCCCTCGCCCCGGACGACGGGGCCGCCCTGGTCGCGGCCGACGTCCAGTACGGCGACCACACCGACCTGGCCGCACTGCGTACCTTCGCCAAGGGCTGCGACGTGGTCACCTTCGACCACGAGCACGTGCCGAGCGAGCACATCCGCGCCCTCGCCGCGGAAGGGGTGAAGCTCTTCCCGCCGGCCGACGCGCTGCTGCACGCCCAGGACAAGCGGGTGATGCGCGAGCGGCTGGGCGCGCTGGGCGCCCCGAACCCGGCCTGGCGGCCGGTGGAGGCCCCCGCCGACCTGGTCGCCTTCGGTGACGAGGCCGGCTGGCCGGTGGTGCTGAAGGCGGCCCGGGGCGGCTACGACGGCCGGGGTGTCTGGATGGTGGACGACGCCGGGCAGGCCGCCGAGCTGGCCGCGACGTTGCTCGCCGGGGGTACCCCGCTGATCGTCGAGGAGCGGGTGGCGCTGCGCCGGGAGTTGGCCGTGCAGGTGGCCCGCTCGCCGTTCGGGCAGGTCGCCGCGTACCCGGTGGTCGAGACGGTGCAGCGGGACGGGATCTGCGTCGAGGTGCTGGCCCCCGCCCCCGACCTGCCGGAGGAGCTGGCGGTCGCCGCCCAGCAGCTCGCCATCGACCTGGCCACCGCGCTCGGCGTGGTCGGCCTGCTGGCGGTGGAGCTGTTCGAGACGCCCGCCGGGCTGGTCGTGAACGAGCTGGCCATGCGGCCGCACAACTCCGGGCACTGGACCATCGAGGGGGCCCGGACCTCGCAGTTCGAGCAGCACCTGCGGGCCGTGCTGGACTACCCGATGGGGGACACCTCGCTGGCCGCGCCGGTCGTGGTGATGGCGAACGTGCTCGGTGGCGAGCCCGGTGGGATCTCCATCGACGAGCGGCTGCACCACCTCTTCGCCGCCGAGCCCGGGGCCAAGGTCCACCTGTACGGCAAGCAGGTGCGGCCCGGCCGCAAGATCGGGCACGTCACGGTGCTCGGCGACGACCTGGACGACGTACGGGCCCGGGCGGCGCGCGCCGCCCGTTGGTTGCAGGAGGGGCACGAGTGA
- a CDS encoding thioredoxin domain-containing protein, with translation MNRLADATSPYLLQHAENPVDWWPWCDEAFAEAKRRDVPVLISVGYAACHWCHVMAHESFENEAVARLMNDDFVCVKVDREERPDVDAVYMTATQAMTGQGGWPMTVFATPDGTPFFCGTYFPRPNFVRLLGSVATAWRDQREAVLRQGAAVVEAIGGAQAVGGLTAPLTADLLDAAAAQLAQEYDETNGGFGGAPKFPPHMNLLFLLRHHRRTGSPRSLEIVRHTAEAMARGGLHDQLAGGFARYSVDGHWTVPHFEKMLYDNALLLRVYTQLWRLTGDRLARRVARDTARFLADELHRPGEGFASALDADTEGVEGLTYVWTPAQLVEALGEEDGRFAADLFEVTDDGTFEHGSSVLRLARDVDDADPAVRARWREVVGRLLAARDTRPQPARDDKVVAAWNGLAITALAEFQQVAALYASRDDEDANLMEGVVIVADGAMRDAAEHLAAVHLVDGRLRRVSRDKVVGEPAGVLEDYGCVAEAYCALHQLTGEGRWLRLAGELIDVALARFAAPDGGFYDTADDAERLVTRPADPTDNATPSGRSAIVAALVAYAALSGETRYREAAEAALSTVAPIVDRHARFTGYAATVGEALLSGPYEIAVVTDDPEGDPLVAAARRHAPPGAVLVAGRSDQPGVPLLADRPALDGRSTAYVCRGFVCRRPVTSVDELVAELG, from the coding sequence GTGAACCGACTCGCCGATGCCACCTCGCCCTACCTGCTCCAGCACGCGGAGAACCCGGTGGACTGGTGGCCCTGGTGCGACGAGGCGTTCGCGGAGGCGAAACGGCGCGACGTGCCGGTGCTCATCTCGGTCGGCTATGCCGCCTGCCACTGGTGCCACGTGATGGCGCACGAGTCGTTCGAGAACGAGGCCGTGGCCCGGCTGATGAACGACGACTTCGTCTGCGTCAAGGTGGACCGCGAGGAGCGGCCCGACGTGGACGCCGTCTACATGACCGCCACCCAGGCGATGACCGGGCAGGGCGGCTGGCCGATGACCGTCTTCGCCACCCCGGACGGCACCCCGTTCTTCTGCGGCACGTACTTCCCCCGGCCCAACTTCGTCCGGCTGCTCGGCTCGGTCGCCACCGCCTGGCGGGACCAGCGCGAGGCCGTGCTGCGCCAGGGCGCCGCCGTGGTCGAGGCGATCGGCGGCGCCCAGGCCGTCGGCGGGCTCACCGCCCCGCTCACCGCCGACCTGCTCGACGCCGCCGCGGCGCAGCTCGCCCAGGAGTACGACGAGACGAACGGCGGTTTCGGCGGGGCGCCCAAGTTCCCGCCGCACATGAACCTGCTCTTCCTGCTGCGGCACCACCGGCGCACCGGCTCGCCCCGGAGCCTGGAGATCGTCCGGCACACCGCCGAGGCGATGGCCCGCGGCGGCCTGCACGACCAGCTCGCCGGTGGCTTCGCCCGCTACTCGGTGGACGGGCACTGGACCGTGCCGCACTTCGAGAAGATGCTCTACGACAACGCGCTGCTGCTGCGGGTCTACACCCAGCTCTGGCGGCTCACCGGGGACCGGCTGGCCCGCCGGGTGGCCCGGGACACCGCCCGCTTCCTCGCCGACGAGCTGCACCGGCCGGGGGAGGGCTTCGCCTCCGCGCTGGACGCGGACACCGAGGGCGTGGAGGGGCTCACCTACGTCTGGACCCCGGCCCAGCTCGTCGAGGCGCTGGGCGAGGAGGACGGTCGCTTCGCCGCCGACCTGTTCGAGGTGACCGACGACGGCACCTTTGAGCACGGCAGCAGCGTGCTGCGGCTGGCCCGGGACGTGGACGACGCCGACCCGGCGGTCCGGGCCCGCTGGCGGGAGGTGGTCGGCCGGCTGCTCGCCGCCCGCGACACCCGCCCGCAGCCGGCCCGCGACGACAAGGTGGTGGCCGCCTGGAACGGTCTGGCGATCACCGCCCTCGCCGAGTTCCAGCAGGTCGCGGCCCTGTACGCGTCCCGGGACGACGAGGATGCGAACCTGATGGAGGGCGTGGTCATCGTCGCCGACGGCGCGATGCGCGACGCCGCCGAGCACCTGGCGGCCGTGCACCTGGTGGACGGCCGGCTGCGCCGGGTGTCCCGGGACAAGGTGGTCGGCGAGCCGGCCGGCGTGCTGGAGGACTACGGCTGCGTGGCCGAGGCGTACTGCGCGCTGCACCAGCTCACCGGCGAGGGGCGGTGGCTGCGCCTGGCCGGTGAGCTGATCGATGTGGCGCTGGCCCGGTTCGCCGCCCCGGACGGCGGCTTCTACGACACCGCCGACGACGCCGAGCGGCTGGTCACCCGGCCCGCCGACCCCACCGACAACGCCACCCCGTCGGGCCGGTCCGCGATCGTCGCGGCGCTGGTCGCGTACGCGGCGCTGAGCGGGGAGACCCGCTACCGGGAGGCGGCCGAGGCGGCCCTGTCGACCGTCGCGCCGATCGTCGACCGGCACGCCCGGTTCACCGGGTACGCGGCCACCGTCGGCGAGGCCCTGCTCTCCGGGCCGTACGAGATCGCCGTGGTGACCGACGACCCGGAGGGTGACCCGCTCGTCGCGGCGGCCCGTCGGCACGCTCCGCCCGGAGCCGTGCTGGTGGCCGGGCGCAGCGACCAGCCGGGGGTGCCGCTGCTGGCGGACCGGCCGGCGCTGGACGGGCGCTCCACCGCGTACGTCTGCCGGGGTTTCGTCTGCCGACGGCCGGTGACCTCGGTCGACGAGCTGGTCGCCGAGCTGGGCTGA
- a CDS encoding phosphatidylinositol-specific phospholipase C domain-containing protein, giving the protein MRRLPALLALAGTVLAATIIAPPPASAAVPPETRASAATAVGVHNAYERGTYTYLAQALDSRAGLIELDVWPDVLTRQWRVSHSNPLGNDNNCVAATDASQLYTGTRNKNLEHCLDDIRIWLAAHPTAGPLVLKLELKTGFSSRTGQGPAQLDATLAAHLGAAAFRPAELLGGYASLDAAARADAWPTRARLAGRVIVELIPGTVEEGNPTDTLWTDVEYARHLAGLAAAGTLGTARAFPAVHRAQAGDPRSRYADASLRPWFVLFDGDASAYVTGGIDTAWYDANHYLLVMTDAQNVAPAVPAGDADAAAARVAELARAHASIASADWAALPAVLDDVLPRG; this is encoded by the coding sequence ATGCGCAGACTCCCCGCCCTGCTCGCCCTCGCCGGCACGGTGCTGGCCGCCACCATCATCGCCCCGCCGCCCGCGTCGGCGGCGGTCCCGCCGGAGACCCGGGCCTCGGCGGCCACCGCCGTCGGCGTGCACAACGCGTACGAGCGTGGCACGTACACCTACCTCGCCCAGGCGCTCGACTCCCGGGCCGGCCTGATCGAGCTGGACGTCTGGCCGGACGTGCTCACCCGGCAGTGGCGGGTCAGCCACTCCAACCCGCTCGGCAACGACAACAACTGCGTGGCCGCCACCGACGCGAGCCAGCTCTACACCGGCACCCGGAACAAGAACCTGGAGCACTGCCTGGACGACATCCGGATCTGGCTGGCCGCCCACCCCACCGCCGGGCCGCTGGTGCTCAAGCTGGAGCTGAAGACCGGCTTCAGCAGCCGTACCGGCCAGGGGCCGGCCCAGCTCGACGCGACGCTCGCGGCCCACCTGGGCGCGGCCGCCTTCCGCCCGGCCGAACTGCTCGGCGGGTACGCCAGCCTGGACGCCGCCGCCCGCGCCGACGCCTGGCCCACCCGCGCCCGGCTCGCCGGCCGGGTGATCGTCGAGCTGATCCCGGGCACCGTCGAGGAGGGCAACCCGACCGACACCCTCTGGACCGACGTCGAGTACGCCCGCCACCTGGCCGGGCTCGCCGCCGCCGGCACGCTCGGCACCGCCCGCGCCTTCCCCGCCGTGCACCGGGCCCAGGCCGGCGACCCCCGCAGCCGGTACGCCGACGCGAGCCTGCGCCCCTGGTTCGTGCTCTTCGACGGTGACGCCTCGGCGTACGTCACCGGCGGCATCGACACCGCCTGGTACGACGCCAACCACTACCTGCTGGTGATGACCGACGCGCAGAACGTCGCCCCGGCGGTGCCGGCCGGTGACGCCGACGCCGCCGCGGCCCGGGTGGCCGAGCTGGCCCGCGCGCACGCCAGCATCGCCTCCGCGGACTGGGCGGCCCTGCCGGCCGTCCTCGACGACGTGCTGCCGCGCGGCTGA
- the purE gene encoding 5-(carboxyamino)imidazole ribonucleotide mutase, translated as MSTVGLIMGSDSDWPTMKAAAEVLAEFEVSYEVGVVSAHRTPVKMIEYGRSAADRGLKVIIAGAGGAAHLPGMVASVTPLPVIGVPVPLKHLDGMDSLLSIVQMPAGIPVATVSIGNARNAGLLAVRILAASDPALRKRMVDFQAGLEDMVAEKDAALRASLT; from the coding sequence GTGAGCACCGTCGGACTGATCATGGGCAGCGACTCGGACTGGCCGACGATGAAGGCCGCCGCCGAGGTGCTGGCCGAGTTCGAGGTCTCCTACGAGGTCGGCGTGGTCTCCGCCCACCGCACCCCGGTCAAGATGATCGAGTACGGCCGGTCCGCCGCCGACCGGGGCCTGAAGGTGATCATCGCGGGCGCCGGTGGGGCCGCCCACCTGCCCGGCATGGTCGCCTCGGTCACCCCGCTGCCGGTGATCGGCGTGCCGGTCCCGCTGAAGCACCTGGACGGCATGGACTCGCTGCTCTCCATCGTGCAGATGCCGGCCGGCATCCCGGTGGCCACGGTCTCCATCGGCAACGCCCGCAACGCCGGCCTGCTCGCGGTGCGCATCCTGGCCGCGAGTGACCCGGCCCTGCGCAAGCGGATGGTCGACTTCCAGGCCGGCCTGGAGGACATGGTCGCCGAGAAGGACGCCGCCCTCCGCGCCTCCCTGACCTGA